From Coffea arabica cultivar ET-39 chromosome 2e, Coffea Arabica ET-39 HiFi, whole genome shotgun sequence, the proteins below share one genomic window:
- the LOC113705537 gene encoding dirigent protein 22-like, translating to MASFFIYTISISYLLIMLPMFICISDQAFSEDISEAIAMKRMMKTSHLHFYFHDIVSGKNPSAMKVIGTEIMSFGTTFIIDDALTEGQEPTSKIVGRAQGLYAVAAQNDLALLMVINYSFTDGKFNGSSISILGRNHVFDDIREMPIVGGTGLFRFARGYALAHTIWFDIKTGDATVEYNVFVQHF from the coding sequence ATGGCTTCTTTCTTCATTTACACTATTTCCATCTCTTACCTTCTAATTATGCTTCCAATGTTTATCTGTATCTCCGACCAAGCTTTCTCAGAGGATATTTCTGAAGCTATAGCAATGAAAAGAATGATGAAAACAAGCCACCTACACTTTTACTTCCATGACATTGTTAGTGGTAAAAACCCTTCGGCCATGAAAGTTATTGGGACAGAAATTATGAGTTTTGGCACAACTTTCATCATAGATGATGCATTGACTGAAGGTCAAGAGCCAACATCGAAAATTGTAGGCAGAGCTCAGGGGCTGTACGCCGTTGCAGCACAGAATGACCTTGCATTGCTAATGGTGATTAACTATTCATTTACAGATGGGAAATTCAATGGAAGTAGCATCAGCATTCTTGGGAGGAATCATGTTTTTGATGATATCAGAGAAATGCCCATTGTTGGAGGCACGGGACTGTTTCGATTCGCTCGTGGATATGCATTGGCACATACAATTTGGTTTGATATCAAGACAGGAGATGCAACTGTAGAGTATAATGTGTTTGTTCAACACTTCTAA
- the LOC113727244 gene encoding viridiflorene synthase isoform X2 codes for MYAKEIKMLKEEVRNMLLATENTITEKLSLIDIVQRLGISYHYGAEIANLVEKTFKVYANTKEYPDDLLSVALHFRLFRQHGFNISESIFYQFVETDGKFKESLSTDIKGLLSLYEAAQVRTHKDIILEEALAFAEANLKHVASYTSHSLAKQVNYTLKQALHKCIPRIEARHYISVYEEDECRNHLLLKFAKLDYNLLQMLYKQELSEIIRWGNESEIVSKLPYSRARLVESYFYGLGMFFEPQHSLGRIISAKTTALLTAIDDTYDSYGTLDELITFTDAIERWDAKEIDRLSICMRTSYLALLNVSDGVDNELTAQQRSYASDKYKDEWKQYARSSYIEALWFIPRELPAFPDYLSNGLVTSLCYLLIPTALLAMECATEDVYDWLSNYPKILVSLAKICRLTNDIGSYEREKQYRGTGIECYMKHYNVSELEAKKKFADIAEDAWKDINEEFLKLSTTIPTEILERFLNLARIVNVFYKQGVDGFTNPHNVVEPHIIDLLRDPINF; via the exons ATGTATGCCAAAGAAATTAAAATGTTAAAGGAAGAAGTAAGGAACATGCTATTGGCAACAGAAAACACAATAACAGAGAAATTGAGTTTGATAGACATCGTACAACGACTTGGTATCTCATACCATTATGGAGCAGAGATTGCAAACCTAGTAGAGAAGACATTCAAAGTATATGCCAATACTAAAGAGTATCCAGATGATTTACTCTCTGTTGCACTTCATTTTCGACTGTTCAGACAACATGGTTTTAATATTTCTGAGA GTATTTTTTACCAATTTGTGGAAACTGATGGGAAATTCAAGGAATCACTAAGTACTGACATAAAAGGTTTGTTGAGCCTGTATGAAGCTGCTCAAGTGAGGACACATAAAGATATCATTTTAGAAGAAGCTCTTGCTTTTGCAGAAGCTAATCTAAAACATGTGGCCTCATATACAAGTCATAGCCTTGCAAAACAAGTCAACTATACCCTTAAGCAGGCGCTCCACAAGTGCATCCCAAGAATAGAGGCTCGCCATTATATCTCTGTCTATGAGGAAGATGAATGTAGGAATCATTTACTTCTCAAGTTCGCCAAATTGGACTATAACTTGTTACAAATGTTGTACAAACAAGAACTTTCAGAGATCATAAG GTGGGGAAATGAGTCAGAAATTGTATCAAAACTTCCTTATTCAAGAGCACGACTTGTTGAAAGCTACTTTTACGGTTTAGGAATGTTTTTTGAGCCTCAACATTCTCTCGGCCGAATCATCTCAGCAAAGACTACTGCCCTGCTTACAGCGATCGATGACACGTATGATTCCTATGGCACTCTCGATGAGCTAATAACCTTCACTGATGCAATTGAAAG GTGGGATGCTAAAGAAATTGATCGATTATCAATCTGCATGAGAACATCTTACTTGGCCCTTTTAAATGTCAGTGATGGTGTTGATAATGAGTTAACTGCACAACAAAGGTCTTATGCATCCGACAAGTATAAAGATGAA TGGAAACAATATGCAAGGAGTAGCTACATTGAGGCACTGTGGTTTATCCCAAGAGAATTGCCAGCATTTCCTGATTACTTGAGCAATGGATTGGTCACGAGCTTATGCTATCTCCTAATACCAACGGCATTACTTGCAATGGAATGTGCCACCGAGGACGTGTATGATTGGCTATCAAACTATCCtaaaattcttgtttctttagCAAAAATATGCCGATTGACCAATGACATCGGGTCTTATGAG CGTGAGAAACAATACAGAGGCACTGGAATCGAGTGCTATATGAAGCATTACAATGTGTCTGAGCTAGAAGCAAAGAAGAAGTTTGCGGATATTGCAGAGGACGCTTGGAAAGACATCAATGAGGAATTTCTTAAGCTCAGTACAACTATTCCAACGGAAATTCTCGAGCGATTTCTTAACCTAGCAAGAATTGTGAATGTTTTCTACAAGCAGGGAGTGGATGGTTTCACTAATCCACACAATGTTGTGGAGCCTCATATTATAGATTTGCTTAGGGATCCAATTAATTTTTGA
- the LOC113727244 gene encoding viridiflorene synthase isoform X1, with product MVPTEAAVPLQNQSEILRPLPDFPDDIWSDHFDFFSQDQQVYDMYAKEIKMLKEEVRNMLLATENTITEKLSLIDIVQRLGISYHYGAEIANLVEKTFKVYANTKEYPDDLLSVALHFRLFRQHGFNISESIFYQFVETDGKFKESLSTDIKGLLSLYEAAQVRTHKDIILEEALAFAEANLKHVASYTSHSLAKQVNYTLKQALHKCIPRIEARHYISVYEEDECRNHLLLKFAKLDYNLLQMLYKQELSEIIRWGNESEIVSKLPYSRARLVESYFYGLGMFFEPQHSLGRIISAKTTALLTAIDDTYDSYGTLDELITFTDAIERWDAKEIDRLSICMRTSYLALLNVSDGVDNELTAQQRSYASDKYKDEWKQYARSSYIEALWFIPRELPAFPDYLSNGLVTSLCYLLIPTALLAMECATEDVYDWLSNYPKILVSLAKICRLTNDIGSYEREKQYRGTGIECYMKHYNVSELEAKKKFADIAEDAWKDINEEFLKLSTTIPTEILERFLNLARIVNVFYKQGVDGFTNPHNVVEPHIIDLLRDPINF from the exons ATGGTCCCCACCGAAGCTGCTGTTCCCTTACAAAACCAGAGTGAAATTCTTCGCCCCTTACCAGATTTCCCAGACGACATTTGGAGTGATCATTTTGATTTCTTCTCTCAGGATCAACAG GTATATGATATGTATGCCAAAGAAATTAAAATGTTAAAGGAAGAAGTAAGGAACATGCTATTGGCAACAGAAAACACAATAACAGAGAAATTGAGTTTGATAGACATCGTACAACGACTTGGTATCTCATACCATTATGGAGCAGAGATTGCAAACCTAGTAGAGAAGACATTCAAAGTATATGCCAATACTAAAGAGTATCCAGATGATTTACTCTCTGTTGCACTTCATTTTCGACTGTTCAGACAACATGGTTTTAATATTTCTGAGA GTATTTTTTACCAATTTGTGGAAACTGATGGGAAATTCAAGGAATCACTAAGTACTGACATAAAAGGTTTGTTGAGCCTGTATGAAGCTGCTCAAGTGAGGACACATAAAGATATCATTTTAGAAGAAGCTCTTGCTTTTGCAGAAGCTAATCTAAAACATGTGGCCTCATATACAAGTCATAGCCTTGCAAAACAAGTCAACTATACCCTTAAGCAGGCGCTCCACAAGTGCATCCCAAGAATAGAGGCTCGCCATTATATCTCTGTCTATGAGGAAGATGAATGTAGGAATCATTTACTTCTCAAGTTCGCCAAATTGGACTATAACTTGTTACAAATGTTGTACAAACAAGAACTTTCAGAGATCATAAG GTGGGGAAATGAGTCAGAAATTGTATCAAAACTTCCTTATTCAAGAGCACGACTTGTTGAAAGCTACTTTTACGGTTTAGGAATGTTTTTTGAGCCTCAACATTCTCTCGGCCGAATCATCTCAGCAAAGACTACTGCCCTGCTTACAGCGATCGATGACACGTATGATTCCTATGGCACTCTCGATGAGCTAATAACCTTCACTGATGCAATTGAAAG GTGGGATGCTAAAGAAATTGATCGATTATCAATCTGCATGAGAACATCTTACTTGGCCCTTTTAAATGTCAGTGATGGTGTTGATAATGAGTTAACTGCACAACAAAGGTCTTATGCATCCGACAAGTATAAAGATGAA TGGAAACAATATGCAAGGAGTAGCTACATTGAGGCACTGTGGTTTATCCCAAGAGAATTGCCAGCATTTCCTGATTACTTGAGCAATGGATTGGTCACGAGCTTATGCTATCTCCTAATACCAACGGCATTACTTGCAATGGAATGTGCCACCGAGGACGTGTATGATTGGCTATCAAACTATCCtaaaattcttgtttctttagCAAAAATATGCCGATTGACCAATGACATCGGGTCTTATGAG CGTGAGAAACAATACAGAGGCACTGGAATCGAGTGCTATATGAAGCATTACAATGTGTCTGAGCTAGAAGCAAAGAAGAAGTTTGCGGATATTGCAGAGGACGCTTGGAAAGACATCAATGAGGAATTTCTTAAGCTCAGTACAACTATTCCAACGGAAATTCTCGAGCGATTTCTTAACCTAGCAAGAATTGTGAATGTTTTCTACAAGCAGGGAGTGGATGGTTTCACTAATCCACACAATGTTGTGGAGCCTCATATTATAGATTTGCTTAGGGATCCAATTAATTTTTGA